In a single window of the Thunnus thynnus chromosome 9, fThuThy2.1, whole genome shotgun sequence genome:
- the LOC137188823 gene encoding protocadherin beta-16-like, which produces MMAITAFPLQNGVVALLLLSLYFANGDISYSFPEEVRRGSVIGNIAKDLGLDANRLSFRKARIDTDGSAKLYCDINLTNGDLTVAERIDREGLCGDKASCVLKQELMLENPLELHRINLHVQDINDNSPQFNKDLIHIDISESAAKGARFPIEEAHDADIGKYSVQTYNLQQNENFILGVGTNSVELVLNKELDRETLKKINLLLTAVDGGSPQKSGTVVIHITVLDANDNVPVFDQAVYKTSLPENSPLGTVVLTVSATDADEGLNGDVTYDFGHISEDVKSMFTIDHKTGGIKLMTAIDFESVSSFELRVTAKDGLGLTSYAKVIIDVTDVNDNAPVIYLKSLNSPIPENVSPGTEVGIINVQDRDSENNRQVRCSIQQNVPFKLVPSIKNYYSLVTTGQLDRELVSDYNITITASDEGSPPLSSSKTVQLSVADINDNPPVFEEQSYSAYVTENNKPGSTLCSVTARDPDWRQNGTVIYSLLPGEVNGAPVSFYVSVNGDTGVIHAVRSFDYEQFRSFKVHVMARDNGSPPLSSNVTVSVFISDVNDNSPQILYPAPEGNSFMTELVPKAAHGGSLVSKVIAVDADSGQNAWLSYHIVKSTDPGLFSIGVHSGEIRTQRDISESDSMKQNLIVSVKDNGQPSLSATCSMYLLISDNLAEVPELKDISYDEKNSKLTSYLIIALVSVSTFFLTFIIIILGVRFCRRRKPRLLFDGAVAIPSAYLPPNYADVDGTGTLRSTYNYDAYLTTGSRTSDFKFVTSYNDNTLPADQTLRKSPSDFAEVFGDCDRSPEVGTGATYRLMYLYIKDSANTFSTS; this is translated from the exons ATGATGGCTATCACTGCATTCCCATTACAAAACGGTGTCGTGGCTTTACTTCTCTTGTCTTTGTATTTTGCCAATGGAGATATAAGCTATTCTTTTCCGGAGGAGGTGAGACGCGGATCCGTGATCGGAAATATCGCCAAAGACCTGGGCCTTGATGCAAACAGACTATCCTTTCGAAAGGCCCGCATTGATACCGATGGGAGCGCCAAGCTTTATTGTGACATAAACCTAACGAACGGGGATCTGACTGTAGCCGAGAGGATTGACAGAGAGGGCCTTTGTGGAGACAAAGCATCCTGCGTGTTAAAACAGGAACTGATGTTAGAGAATCCATTAGAGTTGCATCGAATTAACCTTCATGTCCAGGACATAAATGATAACTCTCCACAATTTAATAAAGATCTGATTCATATAGATATTAGTGAATCAGCGGCAAAAGGTGCTCGTTTTCCAATAGAAGAAGCACATGATGCGGACATAGGCAAATATTCAGTTCAGACGTACAACCTGCAGCAGAATGAGAATTTTATTTTGGGCGTTGGAACAAATTCAGTGGAACTCGTCCTTAACAAAGAGCTTGACCGTGAAActttaaagaaaattaatctgcttCTTACAGCTGTGGATGGTGGTTCCCCTCAAAAGTCAGGTACTGTGGTCATTCACATCACTGTACTGGATGCTAATGATAACGTCCCAGTGTTCGACCAGGCTGTTTATAAAACCAGTCTGCCTGAAAACTCTCCACTAGGTACGGTCGTGcttacagtaagtgctactgaTGCAGATGAGGGACTAAATGGAGATGTTACATAtgattttggacacatttcagaGGATGTTAAGTCAATGTTTACCATAGATCACAAGACAGGCGGTATAAAATTGATGACTGCGATTGATTTTGAATCAGTGTCATCATTTGAGCTGCGTGTCACAGCAAAAGATGGTTTGGGATTAACTTCTTATGCCAAAGTCATTATAGATGTTACTGATGTGAATGATAACGCCCCGGTTATATATCTAAAATCACTCAACAGTCCCATACCTGAGAATGTGTCACCTGGTACAGAGGTGGGCATCATTAATGTACAGGACAGAGACTCTGAGAATAACCGACAGGTCCGCTGCTCCATTCAGCAAAACGTCCCTTTTAAGTTGGTTCCTTCTATTAAAAACTATTATTCTCTGGTGACTACAGGACAACTGGACCGTGAACTAGTGTCTGATTACAACATTACAATCACCGCCAGTGACGAAGGCTCTccacctctgtcctcctctaaaACTGTTCAGTTATCTGTAGCAGACATCAACGACAACCCACCTGTGTTTGAGGAACAGTCCTACAGCGcatatgtgactgaaaataacaaacctGGCTCCACTTTATGTTCCGTTACTGCTCGAGACCCTGACTGGCGACAAAACGGCACAGTGATTTATTCTCTGTTACCTGGTGAGGTGAACGGAGCCCCGGTGTCCTTCTATGTATCTGTTAACGGAGACACGGGGGTGATCCACGCTGTGAGGTCGTTTGATTATGAACAGTTCAGGAGTTTTAAAGTCCACGTGATGGCCAGAGACAACGGTTCTCCTCCGCTCAGCAGCAACGTGACCGTCAGTGTGTTCATATCTGATGTGAATGACAACTCTCCTCAGATACTGTACCCCGCCCCGGAGGGCAACTCCTTCATGACCGAGCTGGTCCCCAAAGCTGCACACGGAGGCTCTCTGGTGTCCAAAGTGATAGCGGTGGACGCGGACTCCGGACAGAACGCCTGGCTGTCCTATCATATAGTCAAATCCACTGATCCGGGACTTTTCAGTATTGGTGTCCACAGCGGAGAGATCAGGACACAGCGGGACATTTCTGAATCTGACAGCATGAAACAGAACCTTATTGTGTCCGTGAAAGATAACGGacagccctctctctctgccacctgttccatgtatttacttatttctgATAACTTGGCTGAGGTCCCAGAACTGAAGGATATTTCTTATGATGAGAAGAATTCCAAACTGACCTCTTATCTGATCATCGCGCTGGTGTCTGTGTCCACCTTTTTTCTGAccttcattatcatcatcctgGGTGTGAGGTTTTGTCGCAGGAGAAAGCCCAGACTGTTGTTCGATGGAGCAGTTGCCATCCCCAGCGCTTATCTCCCTCCTAATTACGCAGATGTTGACGGCACAGGAACTTTACGCAGCACTTATAATTATGACGCCTACTTGACAACAGGATCTAGAACCAGTGATTTTAAGTTCGTGACATCTTACAATGACAACACTCTGCCTGCTGACCAGACTCTGAGGAAAAGTCCATCAGACTTTGCTGAAGTGTTTGGGGATTGTGATCGCTCTCCTGAGGTAGGAACAGGTGCCACATATCGTTTGATGTACTTGTACATTAAGGATTCAGCGAATACCTTTTCG ACCAGCTAA